In Salmo salar chromosome ssa03, Ssal_v3.1, whole genome shotgun sequence, a single genomic region encodes these proteins:
- the LOC123741877 gene encoding oocyte zinc finger protein XlCOF6-like yields MSFKIHQRIHTEEKPFGCTQCGKSYALSGSLISHQRTHTGEKPFSCTQCGKSFVNSSCLKRHQITHTGEKAFSCNQCGKSYRESGSLKSHQRTHTGEKPFSCTQCGKRFFRSSCLKKHQKTHTGEKPFSCNQCGKSFTQSRNLISHQRTHTGEKPFSCNQCGKSFTQSGSLISHQRTHTGEKPFSCNQCGRSYTLLGSLTAHQRTHTGEKPFSCTQCGKSFFRSSCLKRHQKTHTGEKSFSCNQCGKSYTQSRSLISHQRTHTGEKREKPYSCTQCGKSFFCSSSLKVHHRTHTGKIREKSYSCTQCGKSFFRSSHLKIHHRTHTGEKPYSCTQCGKSFFCSSSLKVHHRTHTGEKPYSCTQCGKSFFRSSHLKRHHRTHTGEKPFSCDQCGKSFTTSSSLTKHQRTHTGEKPYGCDQCDKRYFDKR; encoded by the exons ATGTCGTT taaaatacatcaaagaattcacactgaagagaaaccttttggctgtactcaatgtgggaagagttatgcCCTGTCAGGTAGCctgatatcacatcagagaacacacacaggagagaaaccttttagctgtactcagtgtgggaagagttttgttaattctagctgtctgaagagacaccagataacacacacaggagagaaagcttttagctgtaatcaatgtggaaagagttataGAGAGTCAGGTAGCCTGaaatcacatcagagaacacacacaggagagaaaccttttagctgtactcaatgtgggaagcgtttttTTCGTTCTAGCTGTCTGAAGaaacaccagaaaacacacacaggagagaaaccttttagctgtaatcaatgtgggaagagttttacccagTCAAGAAACctgatatcacatcagagaacacacacaggagagaaaccttttagctgtaatcaatgtgggaagagttttacccagtcaggtagcctgatatcacatcagagaacacacacaggagagaaaccttttagctgtaatcaatgtggaagGAGTTATACCCTGTTAGGTAGCCTGAcagcacatcagagaacacacacaggagagaaaccttttagctgtactcaatgtgggaagagtttttttcgttctagctgtctgaagagacaccagaaaacacacacaggagagaaatcttttagctgtaatcaatgtggaaagagttataCCCAGTCAAGAAGCctgatatcacatcagagaacgcacacaggagagaaacgagagaaaccatatagctgtactcaatgtgggaagagttttttttgTTCTAGCAGTCTGAAGgtacaccatagaacacacacaggaaagatacgagagaaatcatatagctgtactcaatgtgggaagagtttttttcgTTCTAGCCATCTGAAGatacaccatagaacacacacaggagagaaaccatatagctgtactcaatgtgggaagagttttttttgTTCTAGCAGTCTGAAGgtacaccatagaacacacacaggagagaaaccatatagctgtactcaatgtgggaagagtttttttcgTTCTAGCCATCTGAAGagacaccatagaacacacacaggagagaaaccttttagctgtgatcaatgtgggaagagttttactacatctagcagtctgactaaacaccagagaacacacacaggagagaaaccttatggctgtgatcagtgtgacaagagatactttgataaaaga